A region from the Thermoplasmatales archaeon genome encodes:
- a CDS encoding lineage-specific thermal regulator protein: protein MPRGMRVGTVSLWLLLLLSERPMYGYEMIKELEKKFSGFWTPQTGTIYPALEKLEQEGFVTSSVEFTDELPSRRHYALTENGITELKHSMHHWTKITEVLENYREMHETIVRFRSEASKDEIANILEKIGSALRNDMIETSRLFPIEERVSIIPVEPLKFKFVYAKENKKLEMHIEIEWIPEDTS from the coding sequence TTCTGCTTTTGTCAGAAAGGCCAATGTACGGATATGAAATGATAAAGGAATTGGAGAAAAAGTTCTCTGGATTCTGGACGCCACAGACTGGGACAATATATCCCGCACTTGAGAAACTTGAGCAAGAAGGATTTGTAACAAGCAGCGTGGAGTTCACAGACGAATTGCCGAGTCGTAGACACTATGCCTTAACTGAGAATGGAATCACGGAGCTCAAACATTCGATGCACCATTGGACAAAAATTACCGAAGTGCTCGAAAACTATCGCGAAATGCACGAAACAATAGTAAGGTTCAGGAGCGAAGCCAGTAAGGATGAGATTGCGAATATTCTTGAAAAAATAGGATCAGCGCTCAGGAATGACATGATCGAGACGTCACGTCTTTTTCCCATTGAAGAGCGCGTGAGTATCATTCCCGTGGAACCCTTGAAATTCAAATTCGTATATGCCAAAGAAAATAAAAAATTGGAGATGCATATAGAGATAGAGTGGATCCCGGAGGACACTAGCTGA
- a CDS encoding PIN domain family protein, protein MKTMVDTNVLVYDAIENSPHHNRASEIIDETGDPLVNSLSIVELGFVLPRYGIDREKVGLKLEEVLHSDYFTVSWLSARMIEGTSAFMVENSLSFREFNDWIVAYDAHSRNMPLITFDKTLTKECKKIGIEVIEV, encoded by the coding sequence ATGAAAACCATGGTTGACACCAACGTTCTGGTCTACGACGCTATTGAGAACTCGCCACACCATAATCGGGCATCTGAGATTATAGATGAAACAGGAGATCCGTTGGTAAATTCACTTTCAATTGTTGAACTCGGATTTGTATTACCAAGATATGGGATCGATAGGGAAAAGGTCGGGTTGAAGCTTGAGGAAGTACTCCATAGTGATTATTTTACGGTTTCCTGGCTATCTGCCAGGATGATCGAAGGGACTTCAGCATTCATGGTTGAAAACAGTCTCAGCTTCAGAGAATTTAATGACTGGATAGTTGCATACGACGCACATTCTAGGAATATGCCACTAATAACTTTTGATAAGACACTAACTAAAGAGTGCAAAAAGATTGGAATAGAAGTTATTGAGGTGTGA
- the vapC9_1 gene encoding putative ribonuclease VapC9 has product MNILDASAIFNLFQGGKYEILVMGATIPLARYEIGNILWKNYNIRGRISKEEALKSGTVLFELFDSIEPVKPSSELTLSLSLEEGLTFYDSSYLVSAIETGYNLVTDDMKLYKIASSKVRVMTSSDLK; this is encoded by the coding sequence ATGAACATACTGGACGCTTCAGCGATTTTTAATCTCTTTCAGGGCGGAAAGTACGAAATTCTGGTGATGGGCGCCACAATTCCTCTAGCTAGGTATGAAATTGGAAATATTCTGTGGAAGAATTATAACATTAGAGGAAGAATTTCGAAGGAAGAAGCCTTGAAATCGGGAACTGTCTTATTTGAATTGTTTGATTCTATTGAACCTGTTAAACCTTCTTCAGAATTAACTCTGAGTTTATCACTGGAAGAAGGGCTGACATTCTACGATTCATCCTATCTCGTTTCTGCTATTGAAACAGGCTATAACCTTGTTACAGATGACATGAAATTATACAAGATTGCGAGTTCGAAAGTTCGCGTAATGACAAGTTCGGATCTGAAGTGA
- a CDS encoding hypothetical protein (Activator of Hsp90 ATPase homolog 1-like protein): MEGTDRPCNDKTVDMGLEVSSEWVAGGTITWKGFKDGNEIIHKGTIKSVEVLKTLQFTDFGMELGLYDTPENYTRITYNLSFNGSETMLSVVEDHINGNEKRYKDAEAFWEAVLSELKRTVES, from the coding sequence ATGGAAGGCACTGACAGACCCTGCAATGACAAAACGGTGGATATGGGTCTTGAAGTCAGCTCAGAATGGGTAGCGGGCGGCACCATAACCTGGAAAGGATTTAAAGACGGAAATGAGATCATACACAAGGGCACAATTAAGAGCGTGGAAGTATTAAAAACGCTTCAGTTTACTGATTTTGGAATGGAATTAGGGTTATACGACACTCCGGAAAATTACACTAGAATAACTTACAATCTTTCGTTCAACGGTTCCGAAACTATGTTGAGCGTTGTGGAAGATCACATCAATGGAAACGAGAAGAGATATAAGGATGCTGAAGCCTTTTGGGAAGCTGTATTATCAGAGTTAAAGAGGACAGTTGAGAGTTAG
- a CDS encoding putative ATPase (AAA+ superfamily), with the protein MKILEDAYSSKGASLFIIYGRRRIGKTELISRFIENRGVYFLATTEGDRENIDNFKVAFSKFLQDNSILKVHFEDWYSFFSILASSSSFQSRVRISKVIIAIDEFPYLIEANRAIPSVFQKIYDSIISQMNVMLILSGSSVSIMENEVLSYKSPLYGRRTGQLQLTPLKFRFLTRFFNYGFEDLCRTYFILGGIPEYLLKFDPDLKFWENVSRFMLSKGTSLYEEAEFLLMTEFREPRNYMLILRSISYGNHSLAEICNYSGMDKSMVSKYLDVLISLGLIIPEKPFGAPEKFKRRLYWISDQYLKFWFRYILPHRSEIESSHTEEALDSIMGDFASFAGEQFEVLMKELVTEGILGRTFGTVSRWWGRNGTGKKGKDIEEIDIVAYSETRNELLFAECKWTNKPVPMSVAADLRAKSETLIKQYPGKRYTYAVFSKSGFKGVLHESAEGVTLMNLSDIERELYNK; encoded by the coding sequence ATGAAAATACTAGAAGATGCCTATTCTTCTAAGGGGGCATCGCTCTTCATTATTTACGGAAGGAGAAGGATTGGGAAAACTGAACTTATCTCTAGGTTCATAGAAAACAGAGGGGTTTATTTTCTTGCCACCACGGAAGGTGACCGAGAAAACATTGACAATTTCAAGGTGGCATTCTCAAAGTTTCTCCAGGACAACAGCATACTCAAAGTGCATTTCGAGGACTGGTACTCATTTTTCTCCATACTGGCCTCCAGCAGTTCATTTCAGTCCAGGGTAAGAATATCAAAAGTTATCATTGCAATAGATGAATTCCCGTATCTCATAGAAGCCAATAGAGCTATCCCGTCAGTGTTCCAGAAGATATATGACTCGATAATCAGTCAAATGAATGTAATGCTGATTCTGTCTGGCTCTTCAGTCAGCATCATGGAGAATGAAGTACTTTCATACAAAAGCCCTTTATACGGCAGAAGAACCGGACAGCTGCAGTTAACCCCATTAAAGTTCAGGTTCTTGACCAGGTTTTTTAACTATGGGTTTGAAGATCTCTGCCGGACATATTTCATCCTTGGCGGGATACCTGAATACCTCCTGAAATTTGACCCGGATCTGAAATTCTGGGAAAACGTTTCAAGGTTCATGCTTTCAAAGGGGACGTCACTGTATGAAGAAGCAGAATTCCTGCTCATGACTGAATTCAGGGAACCAAGAAATTACATGCTGATTCTCAGGTCCATATCGTACGGAAACCATTCGCTTGCAGAGATATGCAACTACTCTGGCATGGACAAGAGCATGGTGTCAAAATACCTGGACGTGCTTATTTCGTTGGGACTTATTATTCCTGAGAAACCTTTTGGAGCTCCCGAAAAGTTCAAGAGAAGGCTTTACTGGATATCCGACCAGTACCTGAAGTTCTGGTTCAGATATATATTGCCACATAGGAGTGAAATTGAGAGCTCACACACGGAGGAAGCCCTTGACAGCATAATGGGAGATTTTGCATCTTTTGCTGGCGAACAGTTTGAGGTCCTCATGAAGGAGCTTGTGACGGAAGGCATATTGGGCAGAACATTCGGTACTGTTTCCAGATGGTGGGGGAGGAATGGAACTGGAAAGAAAGGCAAAGACATCGAGGAGATTGATATTGTTGCTTACTCTGAAACACGGAATGAATTGCTTTTTGCCGAATGTAAGTGGACAAATAAGCCTGTACCAATGAGTGTGGCTGCAGACTTAAGGGCAAAATCAGAAACACTGATAAAGCAATACCCCGGAAAAAGATATACATATGCAGTGTTTTCCAAGAGCGGATTCAAGGGAGTCCTGCATGAGTCTGCTGAAGGCGTGACTTTGATGAACCTTTCCGACATAGAAAGGGAGCTCTACAATAAATGA